From the genome of Halomonas sp. 1513, one region includes:
- a CDS encoding flagellar biosynthetic protein FliO: MSERASTPEPSVQVDTSGLAALEGSVGSSDALLGMAALGKTAAALALVVAVIFLCSYLVKRLHPQGRIHGQHLKVVGSTGVGNRERVVIVDVEGTWLVLGVGGGQVTKLHECAAPVDATPPVAEAPEGSSFAARFASALKHNAGLGRGKGSRP; encoded by the coding sequence AGCGTGCTTCGACACCCGAGCCCAGCGTCCAGGTCGATACCAGCGGCCTGGCGGCGCTCGAAGGTAGCGTAGGCAGCAGCGACGCCCTGCTCGGCATGGCCGCGCTGGGCAAGACCGCGGCCGCCCTGGCACTGGTGGTCGCGGTGATCTTCCTGTGCAGCTACCTGGTCAAGCGCCTTCACCCCCAGGGCCGCATCCACGGCCAGCACCTCAAGGTGGTCGGCAGCACCGGGGTCGGCAACCGCGAGCGGGTAGTGATCGTCGACGTCGAAGGCACCTGGCTGGTGCTCGGCGTGGGCGGTGGCCAGGTCACCAAACTGCATGAATGCGCCGCGCCGGTGGACGCCACGCCGCCTGTCGCGGAGGCCCCCGAAGGCAGCAGCTTCGCCGCGCGCTTTGCCAGCGCGCTCAAGCACAATGCCGGCCTGGGCCGTGGCAAGGGTAGTCGGCCGTGA